Proteins from a genomic interval of bacterium:
- a CDS encoding radical SAM protein has product MEKENLIKKAEGTRHKAQGETNRSNEDKFVPTDYVLDNLKMLLESDGRTFEEKVTAHAREITKRTFNGGVFVSGLLAMSSFCRNDCTYCGLRVSNRNIPRFRLPLDDIRNATDRLRESGIGRIFFVSGEDPGYPIDQILAMTAHAKSIGLHVTLGLGVYPEHVLREIHDAGADCFTLKFETSNREMFGKIKPTVNYDERMACIRNIKPVGMELGSGDIIGLEGQTVDDVADDILLMRELAIDWAPVVPYLPAPGTPMAETTPMGDVSRTLRVISLLRVLMNDIIITAGQPKQGSKAGFADPDGNRAALDAGGNILFVDVTPLAVRKDFDITPGRVLPGLAHVEKLLESTGLKAILA; this is encoded by the coding sequence ATGGAAAAGGAAAACCTTATAAAAAAGGCAGAAGGCACAAGGCACAAGGCACAAGGGGAAACGAACAGATCAAATGAAGATAAATTTGTGCCAACCGATTACGTGCTTGATAATCTTAAAATGCTTCTGGAATCGGATGGGCGTACTTTTGAGGAGAAAGTGACAGCACATGCCCGTGAAATAACAAAACGTACCTTTAACGGCGGTGTGTTCGTGAGCGGACTCCTTGCTATGAGCAGCTTCTGCAGGAATGACTGCACCTACTGCGGACTCCGTGTATCGAACAGGAATATTCCCCGGTTCAGGCTCCCGCTCGACGACATCAGAAATGCGACGGACCGCCTCCGCGAAAGTGGTATCGGCAGGATATTTTTTGTCTCCGGCGAGGACCCGGGATACCCCATCGACCAGATACTCGCCATGACTGCCCATGCAAAAAGTATCGGTCTCCATGTCACCCTCGGGCTCGGCGTATATCCGGAACATGTGCTTCGTGAGATACACGACGCCGGGGCGGACTGTTTTACGCTTAAATTCGAGACATCGAACCGTGAAATGTTCGGGAAAATCAAGCCCACAGTGAATTACGACGAACGTATGGCCTGCATACGGAACATCAAGCCCGTGGGCATGGAGCTCGGTTCGGGTGACATCATCGGCCTTGAAGGACAGACTGTGGACGATGTGGCCGACGATATTCTTCTCATGCGGGAGCTTGCCATTGACTGGGCGCCGGTCGTCCCCTATCTCCCCGCTCCCGGTACGCCGATGGCCGAAACGACTCCGATGGGTGACGTTTCACGCACGCTCAGGGTGATATCGCTCCTGCGCGTTCTGATGAACGATATCATCATTACCGCCGGTCAGCCCAAACAGGGTTCAAAAGCAGGATTCGCCGACCCGGACGGTAACCGCGCCGCGCTCGATGCCGGGGGCAACATCCTGTTTGTCGATGTCACGCCTCTTGCGGTGAGGAAGGATTTCGATATTACACCGGGAAGGGTGCTTCCGGGTCTCGCCCATGTGGAAAAGCTCCTGGAAAGCACAGGGCTGAAAGCGATTTTGGCATGA